From a region of the Xanthomonas rydalmerensis genome:
- the aspS gene encoding aspartate--tRNA ligase, whose product MRTHFCGLVDETLIGQTVTLAGWTDVARNLGGVCFIDLRDHEGIVQVMVEPENAEVFKVAASLGYEDVLQVEGVVRARHAVNDKLRSGKVEVIATSITVLNKAAPLPFHAHENPGEETRLKYRYLDLRRPEMQRMQRTRIKLVQALRRYLDERGFQDIETPILTKATPEGARDFLVPARMHPGEFYALPQSPQLFKQILMVAGFDRYYQIARCFRDEALRADRQLEFTQLDMEFAFVRERDVQDFVEAMVRAIFKEVVDVELAAEFPRMTWAEAMRRYGSDKPDLRIALELTDVADLVKDSDFAVFSAAAADPDGRVAALRIPGGASLSRKQIDEYAAHAAKYGAKGLAYVKIADSGEISSPIQKFFGEAAFAALLAHVGAGNGDIVFFGAGAYGKVSDFMGALRLKAGKDFNLVADGWRPLWVTDFPMFEWDEEAQRYVALHHPFTAPAVDDIAELRTHAKTAVSRGYDMVLNGNEIGGGSIRIHRPDMQSAVFELLGIGAEEARAKFGFLLDALNYGAPPHGGIAFGIDRIAALMAGTESIRDVIPFPKTTGAQDLMTDAPSPIADAQLAEVHVQVRPRTQ is encoded by the coding sequence ATGCGTACCCACTTCTGCGGCCTGGTCGACGAGACCCTGATCGGCCAAACCGTCACCCTGGCCGGCTGGACCGACGTGGCCCGCAATCTCGGCGGCGTGTGCTTCATCGACCTGCGCGACCACGAAGGCATCGTGCAGGTGATGGTGGAGCCGGAGAACGCGGAGGTGTTCAAGGTCGCCGCCAGCCTCGGCTACGAGGACGTGCTGCAGGTCGAGGGCGTGGTGCGTGCGCGGCATGCGGTCAACGACAAGCTGCGCAGCGGCAAGGTCGAAGTGATCGCCACGTCCATCACCGTGCTCAACAAGGCCGCGCCGCTGCCGTTCCATGCGCACGAGAACCCGGGCGAGGAAACCCGCCTGAAGTACCGCTACCTGGACCTGCGCCGTCCGGAGATGCAGCGCATGCAGCGCACCCGCATCAAGCTGGTGCAGGCGCTGCGCCGCTACCTGGACGAGCGCGGCTTCCAGGACATCGAGACCCCGATCCTGACCAAGGCCACCCCGGAAGGCGCGCGCGACTTCCTGGTGCCGGCGCGCATGCATCCGGGCGAGTTCTACGCGCTGCCGCAGTCGCCGCAGCTGTTCAAGCAGATCCTGATGGTGGCCGGCTTCGACCGCTACTACCAGATCGCGCGCTGCTTCCGCGACGAGGCGCTGCGCGCCGACCGCCAGCTCGAGTTCACCCAGCTCGACATGGAGTTCGCCTTCGTCCGCGAGCGCGACGTGCAGGACTTCGTCGAAGCCATGGTCCGCGCCATCTTCAAGGAGGTGGTCGACGTCGAACTGGCCGCCGAATTCCCGCGCATGACCTGGGCCGAGGCCATGCGCCGCTACGGCTCGGACAAGCCGGACCTGCGCATCGCGCTGGAGCTGACCGACGTGGCCGATCTGGTCAAGGACAGCGACTTCGCGGTGTTCAGCGCCGCGGCCGCCGATCCCGACGGCCGCGTCGCCGCGCTGCGCATTCCCGGCGGCGCCAGCCTCTCGCGCAAGCAGATCGACGAGTACGCCGCGCATGCCGCCAAGTACGGCGCCAAGGGCCTGGCCTACGTCAAGATCGCCGACAGCGGTGAGATCAGCTCGCCGATCCAGAAGTTCTTCGGCGAGGCCGCGTTCGCCGCGCTGCTCGCCCACGTCGGCGCCGGCAACGGCGACATCGTGTTCTTCGGCGCCGGCGCCTACGGCAAGGTCTCCGACTTCATGGGCGCGCTGCGCCTGAAGGCCGGCAAGGACTTCAACCTGGTCGCCGACGGCTGGCGGCCGCTGTGGGTCACCGACTTCCCGATGTTCGAGTGGGACGAGGAGGCGCAGCGCTACGTCGCCCTGCACCACCCGTTCACCGCGCCGGCGGTGGACGACATCGCCGAGTTGCGCACGCATGCCAAGACCGCGGTGTCGCGCGGCTACGACATGGTGCTCAACGGCAACGAGATCGGCGGCGGTTCGATCCGCATCCATCGCCCGGACATGCAGAGCGCGGTGTTCGAGCTGCTCGGCATCGGTGCCGAGGAAGCACGCGCCAAGTTCGGCTTCCTGCTGGATGCGCTGAACTACGGCGCGCCGCCGCATGGCGGCATCGCCTTCGGCATCGACCGCATCGCCGCGCTGATGGCCGGTACCGAGTCGATCCGCGACGTGATCCCGTTCCCCAAGACCACCGGCGCGCAGGACCTGATGACCGACGCGCCGTCGCCGATCGCCGACGCGCAGCTGGCCGAAGTGCACGTGCAGGTGCGCCCGCGGACGCAGTGA
- a CDS encoding DNA primase, with the protein MSETAFNLEWETLGNEGAMEAIVTQRARVFGGWLVRAGSGANAPLAFVPDPEGRWDGEDFGEDDYEYEEDEEGEEEEDEDEEGDDEDEDDVEDADPAHPAR; encoded by the coding sequence ATGAGCGAGACCGCATTCAATCTGGAGTGGGAAACCCTCGGCAACGAGGGCGCAATGGAGGCCATCGTCACCCAGCGCGCGCGCGTGTTCGGCGGCTGGCTGGTGCGCGCCGGCAGCGGCGCCAACGCGCCGCTGGCGTTCGTGCCGGATCCGGAGGGCCGTTGGGACGGCGAGGACTTCGGCGAGGACGATTACGAGTACGAGGAAGACGAAGAGGGAGAGGAAGAAGAGGACGAGGACGAGGAAGGCGACGACGAAGACGAGGACGACGTCGAGGACGCCGACCCCGCGCACCCGGCGCGCTGA
- a CDS encoding GNAT family N-acetyltransferase, protein MRIRRATPDDAAAVTRIATATFCETFGHLYPAQDLQAFLDEAYSLERAQVVLAHPDYAIWLVEHDGAVVGHAAAGPCGLPHAEVRPGDGELKRLYLLRAHQNGGWGARLFDTALAWLERDGPRTLWVGVWSENLGAQRFYARYGFEKVGTYEFPVGQVRDLEFILRRPPRAA, encoded by the coding sequence GTGCGCATCCGTCGCGCCACGCCGGACGATGCCGCGGCGGTGACCCGCATCGCCACGGCCACCTTCTGCGAAACCTTCGGCCATCTGTATCCCGCGCAGGACCTGCAGGCCTTCCTCGACGAGGCCTATTCGCTGGAGCGTGCCCAGGTCGTGCTGGCGCATCCGGACTACGCGATCTGGCTGGTCGAGCACGACGGCGCGGTGGTCGGGCACGCCGCAGCCGGCCCCTGTGGCCTGCCGCACGCCGAGGTGCGCCCCGGCGACGGCGAACTGAAGCGGCTGTACCTGCTGCGCGCACACCAGAACGGCGGTTGGGGCGCGCGGCTGTTCGATACCGCCCTGGCCTGGCTGGAACGCGACGGCCCGCGCACGCTGTGGGTGGGCGTGTGGTCGGAGAACCTGGGGGCGCAGCGTTTCTATGCGCGCTACGGCTTCGAGAAGGTCGGCACCTACGAATTCCCGGTGGGGCAGGTGCGCGATCTCGAATTCATCCTGCGCCGGCCGCCGCGCGCGGCCTGA